DNA sequence from the Eisenibacter elegans DSM 3317 genome:
GGTCTTTGGTATATTCAGGTACTGTACAGCCACAAGAAGGGTTGACAGCACTGAGAATCAGGGGTGAGTTGCCAATATTGGTAAACTCAAAAATAGCGGTTTGGGGTGCGCCTTGCTTGATTTGGCCAAAGTCGTGGACAGTCTTTGTCCATTTGAAAGAAGGAGCCGCAGCCGTATCTCCTGCTGTTTTGGGGGAAGTCCAAGTCCACGCAACAAGTAATGCCATCACTGGCAAGGCAAAATACAATAGCTTTTTCATACAATTAAAAGGTTGGAACGGTTAAAAGTTATAGGGTTAACAATTTTTATGAGATAGAGGTTGCCTATTGGGACTTATATACGATTTTTGAGGCCAAAAGTCTTATTTTTGACAGAAAAAGAACACGGATGAAATATTTTAGTTTTTGTATTTGGATATTTTTGGGGCTATGGGCTTGCTCCAATACCAGCACCCAAAATGCCGCTCAAAACACAACCAACACCCCTGTAGCGGCTTTAGATGCCAATGATCCGATTGTGAAGGGTAAAAAACTGTTTAAGCTCAACTGCGGGATGTGCCATGCCCTCGAAGGGGTCATCATTGGGCCGGCGCTCAAGGGCATTACCCAAAAACACTCGCTGGAGTGGTTGGTATCATTCACCCAAAACTCTCAGGCAATGATCAAAGCCGGAGACCCCAAGGCGGTGGCTATTTATGAAGAATACAACAAGGTGGTGATGACTTCCTTTTCGCATCTGCCCGAAGAAGACATCAAGGCCATTTTTGCCTACATTGCCTCAGAAGGAGAATGAGCCACACCACGCCAACGGTCATTTATTTGTCTTATGACGGGCTGACGGATCCGCTGGGGCAGTCTCAGATACTGCCTTACCTCCAGGGCTTGGCGGCGGCAGGCTATCGGTTTTGTGTGATTAGTGCCGAGAAACCTGAGGCGTATCGGTTGCGTTCGGACAACATTCGGGCGCAATTGGGTGCACATATCGAGTGGTATCCAGTATTTTACCATAAGTCGCCGCCAGTCCTGTCTACCCTTTGGGACTTGAACAGGATGTGGCGGCAGCTCCGGCGGCTGATACACCAAAAACAAACGGCCTTGATTCACTGCCGCAGCTACCCTGTCAGCTTATTAGGCTTACGGGCCAAGCGCCGCTTCGGCCTTCCTTTTATATTTGATATGCGTGGATTTTGGGCAGATGAGCGGGTAGAAGGCGGGCTTTGGCCACTGAAAAGCCCTGTTTTCAGGCGTATTTATCGTTATTTCAAAGCCAAGGAACAACAATATTTACAAGAAAGCGCCCACACTATCAGCCTGACCCACAATGCTGCCGAAGAAATCCGGCGTTGGCAGTTGCCTAGGCTCTCTCCTATTACGGTGATTCCATGTTGTGTAGATACAACGTTATTTTGCCCTGCTGTGGGAGTTTCGACGGCCAAGCCTTATGCTTTGGCTTATTTAGGTTCGTTGGGCACTTGGTATATGCTCCCCGAAATGCTGGACTTTTTTGTGTGCCTGCGCCAATCATACCCTCAGGCGCGTTTCCTATTCATCACCCGTGATGCGCCCTCGCTAGTATACCAAGCAGCTGAAGCGCGCCAGATTCCGGCAGAAGCCTTGACTGTAGTAGCCGCTGAGCGCCACGAAGTGCCTCATTATCTTGCTCAAGCGCAGGCCTCGGTGTTTTTTA
Encoded proteins:
- a CDS encoding DUF1573 domain-containing protein, which produces MKKLLYFALPVMALLVAWTWTSPKTAGDTAAAPSFKWTKTVHDFGQIKQGAPQTAIFEFTNIGNSPLILSAVNPSCGCTVPEYTKDPIAPGKTGTIKATYNAAAMGNFNKSITVMSNVGEPVVLFIKGEVVQ
- a CDS encoding c-type cytochrome; protein product: MKYFSFCIWIFLGLWACSNTSTQNAAQNTTNTPVAALDANDPIVKGKKLFKLNCGMCHALEGVIIGPALKGITQKHSLEWLVSFTQNSQAMIKAGDPKAVAIYEEYNKVVMTSFSHLPEEDIKAIFAYIASEGE
- a CDS encoding glycosyltransferase, which codes for MSHTTPTVIYLSYDGLTDPLGQSQILPYLQGLAAAGYRFCVISAEKPEAYRLRSDNIRAQLGAHIEWYPVFYHKSPPVLSTLWDLNRMWRQLRRLIHQKQTALIHCRSYPVSLLGLRAKRRFGLPFIFDMRGFWADERVEGGLWPLKSPVFRRIYRYFKAKEQQYLQESAHTISLTHNAAEEIRRWQLPRLSPITVIPCCVDTTLFCPAVGVSTAKPYALAYLGSLGTWYMLPEMLDFFVCLRQSYPQARFLFITRDAPSLVYQAAEARQIPAEALTVVAAERHEVPHYLAQAQASVFFIRPTFSKKASSATKLGELLAMGIPVIGNADIGDQGLILPQAGAMVQAFNQAEYRRVVAQWPQLMALQPEELRTLGLRYFSLQEGISRYEAVYAAALKNLRQGK